The Boseongicola sp. DNA segment GAAATCCTTAGAACTGGACGCCCGCCTCACGTTGGCGTCGGACCTTTGGCAAACCAACATCCACGAAGCCCGCGTTGCTGCCGCCAAGCTTCTGACCCAAGCCCGCATCCGCCCGGATGACGCCGCCGCATGGACCCTGATCCAGTCCTGGGTGCCGGACTTTGACGCCTGGGCCATCGCGGACCACGTCGGCATTGCGGGGCAAAAACGCGTGAGCTTCGATCCGAGGCGTCTGGACGACATCGAAGCCTGGACAAGCTCAGACCACATGTGGACACGCCGTGCCGCGTTGGTGATGACGCTGCCATGGACCAAAAACCGCAACCCGAAACCGGACGAGTTAGAACAGCGCGAGCGTATCCTTGATTGGGCGGCAGGCTATGTCGGCGACCCCGAATGGTTTATTCAGAAAGCCGTCGCCTGGTGGCTGCGCGATCTGTCGAAACGCGACCCCGAGCGCACGCAAGCGTTTCTGGAGACATATGGCGCTGAGATGAAACCCTTCGCAAGACGCGAAGCTGCGCGACTTCTACCGGGATACGAGTAGCTTTCTTGTTTGCGCTGGCTTCGCCATCGCGGTGGGCGAGGGGCGCTGCCCCTCACACTCCCCGGGATATTTTTGGGCCAATAATGAATAATGATCGTACTCATCAGAACGCTTCTTTTTGGTGAAAATACTCCGGGGTCTGGGGCAGAGCCCCAGTGAGTTGTGGTGCGCGCCCGAAGGGCGCTCCGTTTGGTAATGACTTGATTTGCGGGGATTTAATTGGCGAGGATTTGAACACGGGGCAAATCCGTCAGGCCGACACCCAAAAGCCGAAACGCTGCCAGCGACAGACGCGCCGATCCCTCGCTGATGGGCCTCAGTTCAACCGCAACTCCGGCACCAGCAGAGCCAAGCCGCACTTGCCCCGGCATT contains these protein-coding regions:
- a CDS encoding DNA alkylation repair protein, whose amino-acid sequence is MTVDDALKDLGVTANAQKATEMAAYHKVDRPFLGVANPVIDTCTKDWRKSLELDARLTLASDLWQTNIHEARVAAAKLLTQARIRPDDAAAWTLIQSWVPDFDAWAIADHVGIAGQKRVSFDPRRLDDIEAWTSSDHMWTRRAALVMTLPWTKNRNPKPDELEQRERILDWAAGYVGDPEWFIQKAVAWWLRDLSKRDPERTQAFLETYGAEMKPFARREAARLLPGYE